Below is a genomic region from Ascaphus truei isolate aAscTru1 chromosome 8, aAscTru1.hap1, whole genome shotgun sequence.
ATAGGTAAACGCGCATCTATTACACCTTTACGCCTCTCATATATAACCCATTCCAGCATACAACCCCAACAACCCTTGAAAGACTCGCCCAAAAGCTCTTGAAAGAACCCCCAACACCCCTTGAAAGACACCCCCCTCTAAACACTCCTGTAAATACTCCCCCAACACCCTTTGAAAGACCCTTAAAacatttacaaataaataaacagcctACTCTTACCCTTACCCCAGGCAGGGAGAGCAAAGCAGGGTCATGCCATCAGCAACCCCCACCCCAGGGTTGCAGATAGGCTGGCCATGTAGACAGTGACTCCACACAGATAGCCTATCAGCATCACCAAAGATGCTGGTTGCAGAGAAGGAGCAGGGAAACTGGTGCAGAGAAGGGAAACCGGTGCAAGCAGGAACACTGCTCAACTTTGTCTCCTAAAAGTTCATGTGTATTTGTGACACATTTCTCACTCAAAaatcacactggtacacacaccccTGACACCGACATCATGGAAAGCAGGGGTGGCACAGTGCTAAAGCTCTCTTCCCCAGCCCTCGCACACCCCTGACTCCTGCTTTTCTATACCACCTTCCTCCCAATCCCCCCTCTGCACTAAGCAACCGCGACTTGAACGGTCAGTCACCTCTGCGGCCGGTCATAGCCCGTCTGATGCTGTAAAGGTAAAAGCAAGATCAGGCACGCTGTTGCCTGTCGCGGTGGTGACTGACGCGTCGGGGATAAAACTTTAGGTTCCCGGGAAATTTAAATAACTGCTTAAGCCTCTCATCTGATCACAtctgataaaaaataaaaacatcacgaGACCTCTGCAGTCTCGAAAGCTTTTGCAGAATAATGCCATGTACAATTAAACCTTGTCCATTttatatgttggtccattaaaacaggggagcgcaatcttttccccctgcgccacctgtcggctgtccccctctcctcgcacccccctgcttaccttgactcagacgtcctggcgtcatcaagtcacattgccatggcaacacgacgtcacatgaccccgcgacaCGTCACCAGgagccgtctgaatcaaggtaaggagaagtttacagaggccttgcagctcccccggcattgtttaaatgcctctgtaaaccccgcgccccccgcagcgaATCTCGCGCCTCCCGTCCTCaactttgcgcactgctgcattaAAAGATATAACAACCTAGTTTATTTATTCCCATACCTTCCAAATAATTAAACTCTAATTCCTTATGAGTGAGCCTCATTTGCTTAATGTACCCATTTGTACTATCAATGGTTAGGTTACAACTGCTTTGGTCATGTCATTTCAGAGCACTGAAACAAATCCATCCACAAGAGATAattcaaatatcacttgtgagcacattcacgcgtctcagacaggtctgcaaccctgccattccccattatcttGTAGCATaccgtgctcccactgcagccagggactcagGGTAGCAACATGCAAACGAGGAATCAGCACAGTGAAATACTGCAACGGGAACTCTTTTGTTCCCGATATGATAAGGGAGCTCAAAACTAAAAATAGGGGTGGTCATCAAAGAAAGCAATATATTTTAAAGGTCTGTCAACCTGTCCAGTAACAACAAAGCTATAGGTTTACAGATTTATATACAATAGTCTGTATATTCTGTATATGCAGACCATGGGTTAGAAAATGGTCATAATATACTAATCATCATGGAACATCATGGAACTGATGTAATCTGTTACTAAACAGATGTTCCCGCTTATCCTGAAGATCAGTACATTATGACAATGTTCTTACCCATGCTCTGCATCGTACATCATGACATTGAGTTTGTTGTGCTGAGATTCTTACATCTGCTTTTCCTTTTACCCCAGAAAAATGACTTTGTAATTGTGACTTCACTTTCTTACTGCCCTGTAACTAATAAAGCAGATGGGCATTGGTTTGAAGCGCCTGCACTGGAGCGGTGATTATAAATGGTGAACAAGCAAAATAAGAATCTAGCAGTTCACACTGTACTTGATAAAAGACACACAACATTGACCGctaatactgtacatctatctacAAATATACATATAGGTGCACTAcaacaaaatacagtaaatacaatttAAAGCCAGTAAGCACAATTCCCAGGTAGACAACATTGCTGCGAACACAGCTGTTTCTAGACAAATAGGACAGAAACACATGTAGCAAGCTGAAAAAGACACTTTTGCTGCTAAATTGATCCTTAGAGAGGCCATTTGAATATTCCTCAATATAAAGCAGTGTTTCCCTTGGAGCTCTGATCACGTGAGATTAGCGAGCGAGAATGGAGAATGGTTTTATAGAGCCATAAGAGAGAGAGACTTCTAAGACTTGAGTTATACAAGGACATATCCATTAACCCTTTGTGCTTACACCAAATGTAAACATCTTGATTAATACATTTCATGCCAAATTACAgtattttggggggtggggtttacTATTAATTTAGACGTTTTATGTTGTAAAAACAAAATTGATTTGAATTCAGCATCTCTCTAGTTTGGAAACATACACATATCAAGCCACAGTTTTAATTTTCTTTTTCAGCTGCACAGTTTCCGTTAAAGCCCAGCTATGCAGGTTTTTAAGTCAATCAAAGGGCTTCTACAACATAAATACAATTGTCTGATACCAACACTAATTAGGCCGCTTTTAAGAAGCAAAGCTACAATACTATTAGAGGCCCTGCACATCTATAACTCTAAAAAGACGGATACATTTTGGGAGACAATCAGCAGCTGCAAATTGCAGTTTGAATTGACCTGATCTGTCATCCGAAGCTAAAAACATTTTTGGAAGTCAGCAAAATACATTAAACAGCAGCTAACAAAGAGAGACATTGACAACTTTAATATGTGTAGCTTTGGTATATATGGATTTGTGCGCAATCTATGCGCCTCTTTTTCAGAAGGATGCCAGGTATATGCATCTAATTCCGATACCTGTAATACTAGCTGGAATTCAGATTAAATTGAGTCAATTCCTTCTTTTTTCGTTTCTGCACTTCACATATTAAAGCAAAAAGGACAGTGCAATAAATAAGAAAATACAGACCTTTCCAAAAGCCTTATAGATGAGGTCCCATGTACAACCAAATTGAACAAATAACATTCACATGCTTAACAGGTCAAAACATGATGAGTGACACCTTTAAATAAAATCAACATAAAAAAATTGCTTGTCGTGTTAACTTAAATGTGGGAGTGATTGTCAATATTGTTTTCCCCATAATAAAGAAATCATTTTTTTTACGCATTCCTTGAATGTCCAGTGACAAACAAGAAAGATAAGGAATAGAACAAGGGACCATTAAGGGAGAGATAAGAGTTCCCTAAACTTCATAATACTGTACAATGTGGACAAAAAAATTtaaactgtgtatatactgtacagtgcactaTAATTCATCTGAATGTATTGACGGCATTAATCACCAAGTTCTAACCCATTTAGCCTATCACTGTTCTCACTTCAATTTGACCTTGTGGGACTACACCTATTATAGGAGGGTGGTTCTTCTTGAAACAAACCTGCATAGGTCCCCACATGTCGAaataggggatgctgggggcaTTTTTGGGGACAGGAAAGAAGGAAAATCGAAGTCACTGTCCTCAACTGAACACAGTGGAGCTCTTTGTTTCTGCATATCTTCTCTAACAGAGTGGTTATCCTCaaacacatcatcatcccccatATCATCAGAACAGAAATCAGTGCTGCCCAAAAGTACGCTCGAAGATGAGCCAGCGTGAAGGCTTTTTGAGTAGCCATCCAGCTCTTGAAACCTGTGAAGGCTATGGGCACTTGCATTCGGAGAGAAGGAAAATATATAGTGGAGCAAGGTTTTGCTTTTTGATGAATCGTTGCATGCATTCTCATCCATAAGTGGTATAAGTACGGACCTGGAACTGTTCTCCATTCCAAAAACACTTAATTGATTTGAGGAAACAGATTGTCCATGAACAACATTGGAGTCGTTCAAAGAAATGGGATTGATACATTTAGTTCTATTTTCTTTTAACTGGCATTTGTTCATCTCGAGGAAGTGCTCATGAACTGGGAGCAACTTTCCTTCCGAGCTGGTCCGTTCTACATAGCCGCCGTTTTCCAATATGCCATGTGCCTTCTGGTCCACGTCATTGAGTGACTTTGAGAATGGAAAGACCAACTGGGCCTTTGAAGACTTGAGGGTGCTGTTGCAGCCCTGCGAATTGGGACTTGTCTTTGGTAGGCCATCTTGAGAGATTAAGGTCAGAGTGACCCCTGGTGTCCTAGAATTCTGGCAGTGAGGATTTTTCAAGACAACAGCAGACTGCACTGGACTTGGATGACAACATTCAGAAAATACAGCACTGGAACTGCATGCAGAACAGTGAAAAAAGGCATAGAaagtaaacaataaaataaaaagaatgaagagagaaaacatttattaaagtaaaaacgtgagaaaaaaaacacaataataccAAGACAACATGGTGAATAACACAACAGAATGGATTGGATAGAGCAGCAAGAAAATCAACCAGTTACTTTTTCCTTCAACTGGTTGACCTAAGCTCAAAGACTATTCGGTTTCCGTAGCACTAGCTTTTGTTTACAGGTtaatattattttgtatttacaCGTACAAAGGAACCGtttatacctgcagatatcttgGCTGGATGGAGTAACTGATGTCCGAGAAAAGCTGTGTGGAACAGAAACGGAGGTTGGACTTCCAGcctgtaaaataaaatgaaatgttAGCCATGCTAAAGAAATCAATAGAATCCAAAAAAGGGCTTTAAAGCAAAAATCTGTGTTGCTTGTCTTTAATTAATTCTTAGTTTGGCTCATTTGGTAACAAGAAGAGAGTCACCAATGCATGAACCAATTGGTAATAGCTCCTGAAGCGCCCTTTGTCGGCATTTAAAATTAGTCAAAGGACACGACTGCAGTGAAGTTACAGTGTGGCTCATTTTACATTATGTTCAGGGCCTTAAATATTCTTTTTTTACAGTTCTTACCTGAACTGTAGTTCGGGAAGTATACCATTCCATTTCTGCCATGCCAGATACAGCAACCAACAAATTGACATTCCCTTCATTCACGGTCTTAATGTCAAGACATTGCTGGTATCCATATAGGAATAGAGCTGTACATCAGTTGACCCAAAGGTCTCTTGGTTACAAAATGAGATCATTCTCAAATAAAAATGAAGCAGTGGCAACCACTCTCCCTTGTAAAGATGGGGGGGACCTACACTACattaggcacagggagatagatctAAGCGAGACCCCCAAGATTGAGAAGACATTTGGAACGCTACTGCCTCAATATCGACCAGTTCTGTAATAAAAGAGAACAGCTACAGAATGCTCTATCATTGGTACCTCATCCCTGATAGGCTCAACAAAATGTTTAGTCGGACCTCGCTTAGATGCTTGAGGCACAGAGCGACCAGAGCGGCACAATGGTACATATATGGTGGACCTGCCCCATAATATCTGGATTATGGCAGAAAGTTTCTCAGTTAATAAATGAGTTTCTGGGACGTGCTCTGGAAATCGATTCTTGGTCGACGGTACTTAGCAGGCCAATCCAGAGTGTATAATATGGAGAACGCAAACTGATTCTACATAGATTGGCGGCCACCAGGTGCACCATAGTGGCCACGTGGAAATGTCCGATACCAGATATCtcaaaaacaagaaataaaatCTGGCTAGTGCTTCATTATAAAAAAATAACCGCTTAACTCAAAGATTTACTAACCAAATTTAGCAATATATGGGACCAAGAGGATTCCCACCCCCCTCAAGACAAGCCACACAAATAGATCAGAGTTCCTCGACATTGGAATA
It encodes:
- the LOC142501294 gene encoding uncharacterized protein LOC142501294 isoform X2; protein product: MRTTCLLKKKIKRESGMNMHHVSAIPALDVPSKVPKNKAKEREEQAGSPTSVSVPHSFSRTSVTPSSQDICSSSAVFSECCHPSPVQSAVVLKNPHCQNSRTPGVTLTLISQDGLPKTSPNSQGCNSTLKSSKAQLVFPFSKSLNDVDQKAHGILENGGYVERTSSEGKLLPVHEHFLEMNKCQLKENRTKCINPISLNDSNVVHGQSVSSNQLSVFGMENSSRSVLIPLMDENACNDSSKSKTLLHYIFSFSPNASAHSLHRFQELDGYSKSLHAGSSSSVLLGSTDFCSDDMGDDDVFEDNHSVREDMQKQRAPLCSVEDSDFDFPSFLSPKMPPASPISTCGDLCRICHCEGDDENPLITPCHCTGSLHFVHQACLQQWIKSSDTRCCELCKFEFIMETKLKPLRKWEKLQMSSSERRKIMCSVTFHIIAITCVVWSLYVLIDRTAEEIKLGQTTGILEWPFWTKLVVVAIGFTGGLLFMYVQCKVYVQLWKRLKAYNRVIYVQNCPETCKKKLFEKTVLIEPTFESKEALGIHQSDTNSSYYTEPEDCGAAILQV
- the LOC142501294 gene encoding uncharacterized protein LOC142501294 isoform X3, which produces MHLCWKMKLQNEKTLGRSVSRSSNISKAGSPTSVSVPHSFSRTSVTPSSQDICSSSAVFSECCHPSPVQSAVVLKNPHCQNSRTPGVTLTLISQDGLPKTSPNSQGCNSTLKSSKAQLVFPFSKSLNDVDQKAHGILENGGYVERTSSEGKLLPVHEHFLEMNKCQLKENRTKCINPISLNDSNVVHGQSVSSNQLSVFGMENSSRSVLIPLMDENACNDSSKSKTLLHYIFSFSPNASAHSLHRFQELDGYSKSLHAGSSSSVLLGSTDFCSDDMGDDDVFEDNHSVREDMQKQRAPLCSVEDSDFDFPSFLSPKMPPASPISTCGDLCRICHCEGDDENPLITPCHCTGSLHFVHQACLQQWIKSSDTRCCELCKFEFIMETKLKPLRKWEKLQMSSSERRKIMCSVTFHIIAITCVVWSLYVLIDRTAEEIKLGQTTGILEWPFWTKLVVVAIGFTGGLLFMYVQCKVYVQLWKRLKAYNRVIYVQNCPETCKKKLFEKTVLIEPTFESKEALGIHQSDTNSSYYTEPEDCGAAILQV
- the LOC142501294 gene encoding uncharacterized protein LOC142501294 isoform X1, yielding MRTTCLLKKKIKRESGMNMHHVSAIPALDVPSKVPKNKAKEREEQNEKTLGRSVSRSSNISKAGSPTSVSVPHSFSRTSVTPSSQDICSSSAVFSECCHPSPVQSAVVLKNPHCQNSRTPGVTLTLISQDGLPKTSPNSQGCNSTLKSSKAQLVFPFSKSLNDVDQKAHGILENGGYVERTSSEGKLLPVHEHFLEMNKCQLKENRTKCINPISLNDSNVVHGQSVSSNQLSVFGMENSSRSVLIPLMDENACNDSSKSKTLLHYIFSFSPNASAHSLHRFQELDGYSKSLHAGSSSSVLLGSTDFCSDDMGDDDVFEDNHSVREDMQKQRAPLCSVEDSDFDFPSFLSPKMPPASPISTCGDLCRICHCEGDDENPLITPCHCTGSLHFVHQACLQQWIKSSDTRCCELCKFEFIMETKLKPLRKWEKLQMSSSERRKIMCSVTFHIIAITCVVWSLYVLIDRTAEEIKLGQTTGILEWPFWTKLVVVAIGFTGGLLFMYVQCKVYVQLWKRLKAYNRVIYVQNCPETCKKKLFEKTVLIEPTFESKEALGIHQSDTNSSYYTEPEDCGAAILQV